The following coding sequences are from one Leptolyngbya sp. NIES-3755 window:
- a CDS encoding condensin subunit ScpA (similar to AA sequence:cyanobase_aa:LBDG_46180) gives MPVSLAEDAIALLIDLAERGEIDPWDVKVIDVIDRFLSELAPATGRELYEANLSQSGQAFLYASMLLLLKANTLAQVDTTPEFSEFPEDGEFLDEMEFTQTTLPLNLERQLRRRAVAQPPKRRRVTLKELIEQLQIIAIALEEKEPRARIKRTKIPRAEAVKAIAALAHEENLSEMAVAIEGFFADHWSDVSKGQDWIDFELVLEFWVAVQERNNKIEPHHSENYERVGVFWALLLLSAQSKVELSQDEFYQELRVKSLVGLPIELAETILAD, from the coding sequence ATGCCAGTCTCCCTTGCTGAAGACGCGATCGCGCTTTTAATTGATTTAGCTGAACGCGGCGAAATTGACCCGTGGGATGTGAAAGTGATTGATGTCATCGATCGCTTTCTCAGTGAGCTTGCTCCTGCAACCGGACGAGAACTCTACGAGGCGAATCTCTCCCAGTCAGGGCAAGCTTTTTTGTATGCGTCAATGTTGCTGCTCCTAAAAGCAAACACACTGGCTCAAGTCGATACGACTCCAGAATTTTCAGAATTTCCTGAAGACGGCGAATTCCTTGATGAGATGGAGTTTACACAGACCACTTTACCGCTCAATCTAGAACGTCAACTCCGTCGAAGAGCCGTCGCCCAACCGCCCAAACGCCGACGAGTGACGCTAAAAGAACTGATCGAACAACTGCAAATTATTGCGATCGCGCTCGAAGAAAAAGAGCCACGCGCCCGAATCAAACGTACAAAAATCCCAAGAGCCGAAGCCGTTAAAGCGATCGCGGCTCTAGCACACGAGGAAAATCTGTCTGAAATGGCAGTCGCGATCGAGGGCTTTTTCGCGGATCACTGGTCAGATGTCTCAAAAGGACAAGACTGGATCGATTTTGAACTGGTTCTAGAATTTTGGGTTGCCGTTCAAGAACGTAATAATAAGATCGAGCCGCATCACTCCGAAAACTATGAGCGAGTCGGCGTATTTTGGGCATTGTTGCTGCTTTCCGCTCAATCGAAAGTGGAATTATCCCAGGATGAGTTTTATCAAGAATTGCGAGTGAAATCTCTTGTCGGTTTACCGATCGAGCTTGCGGAAACTATTTTAGCGGACTAA
- a CDS encoding hypothetical protein (similar to AA sequence:cyanobase_aa:LBDG_46190), whose protein sequence is MRQVNFVIIFVICLALVLFGIENTEPAVIHIVKNVQFQAPLSIELILAAGIGAVLAWVFSVWSQVQKTVEIRKEVTVRDDRIHELEDNLERYKAELEEQQRLLPAAQTVQDAESREIYAQ, encoded by the coding sequence ATGAGACAAGTTAACTTCGTCATCATTTTCGTAATCTGTTTAGCCCTGGTTTTGTTTGGAATCGAGAACACTGAACCCGCAGTGATTCACATTGTCAAAAACGTTCAGTTTCAAGCCCCGTTATCGATCGAGCTTATTTTGGCAGCCGGAATCGGAGCCGTTCTTGCTTGGGTGTTTAGCGTTTGGTCGCAAGTTCAGAAGACAGTCGAAATCCGCAAAGAAGTCACCGTCCGCGACGATCGCATTCACGAACTCGAAGACAATTTAGAGCGTTACAAAGCCGAACTCGAAGAACAACAGCGACTTTTACCTGCTGCTCAGACCGTTCAAGATGCCGAATCGCGTGAAATTTACGCTCAATAA
- a CDS encoding hypothetical protein (similar to AA sequence:cyanobase_aa:LBDG_46200), translating into MARRSQDLQRWLFFGLSGPIIALNVWLLSQLFAYFDHLIAILTISAILAFLLNYPVRAFQQFGIKRQGAIVIVSVITIALLAILTTTLMPILLTQTTQLLEKFPGWLETSRLNLDALDNWARDRNYPIDLRGFGGRLSTQIENQIQVIAPQALGLALGTLTGLVDTILVIVLAFYMLLYGAQLWHGLLNLIPAKFSIPFGDSLRKNFHNFFLSQILLALFMALAVIPIFTALKVPFTLVFSLIIGVAEVIPFIGAALGIGLVTLIIALQNWWLALQVAIACVILQQVRDNLLAPKIMGDFTGLNPLWIFIALLIGLQVAGILGVIVAVPIAGTIKGTIDAIRQPEPSIVIPPEKELPPPLD; encoded by the coding sequence CAGCGATGGTTATTCTTCGGCTTAAGTGGTCCAATCATTGCTTTAAACGTTTGGCTACTGAGTCAACTGTTTGCCTATTTCGATCATCTGATTGCGATTTTAACGATTTCTGCGATTCTGGCATTTTTGCTGAATTATCCCGTCCGAGCGTTTCAGCAATTTGGAATCAAACGACAAGGTGCGATCGTCATTGTCAGCGTCATTACGATCGCGCTTCTGGCAATTCTGACGACCACACTCATGCCAATTCTGCTGACCCAAACGACACAGCTTCTAGAAAAATTTCCAGGATGGCTCGAAACCAGTCGCCTAAATTTAGATGCTTTAGACAATTGGGCAAGAGACCGAAATTATCCGATCGATCTTAGAGGATTCGGAGGTCGATTAAGTACACAAATCGAGAACCAAATTCAGGTTATTGCTCCTCAAGCGTTAGGACTAGCATTAGGTACATTAACCGGATTAGTCGATACAATCCTGGTGATTGTTTTAGCCTTTTACATGTTGCTCTATGGAGCGCAACTTTGGCATGGATTATTGAACTTAATTCCGGCTAAATTTTCGATTCCATTTGGTGATTCACTTCGTAAAAACTTTCATAATTTCTTTCTCAGTCAGATTCTTTTAGCACTATTTATGGCACTGGCAGTCATTCCGATTTTTACTGCCTTAAAAGTGCCATTTACGCTGGTATTTTCATTAATTATTGGTGTCGCTGAAGTGATTCCCTTCATCGGTGCAGCCCTGGGAATTGGACTCGTTACTCTAATCATCGCGCTCCAAAATTGGTGGTTAGCTTTGCAAGTTGCGATCGCCTGTGTCATTCTCCAACAAGTCCGCGACAACCTCCTCGCTCCCAAAATCATGGGCGACTTCACAGGCTTGAATCCGCTCTGGATCTTTATCGCCTTACTCATCGGGCTACAAGTCGCTGGCATTCTCGGAGTCATCGTCGCCGTTCCGATCGCAGGCACAATCAAAGGCACGATCGATGCGATTCGGCAGCCTGAACCCTCGATCGTCATTCCGCCTGAAAAAGAACTTCCCCCACCACTTGATTAG